The genomic stretch TCGAGAGCTTCGAAAAGGCCCTTTTGGTCCAACTGTTGGATGTTTCCTGAAAAGTCCTTTTCCAATGTCGTCATCTTTTTTCTCCTTGCGAGACGACTTACCCGGGAGGGAGAGGGTGGTAAAGAAATCTCGCAATAATTCAGGTCTTAAATGGTTAAGTTCGTGAAATAACGTGTTTTTATTAATTAGACTGACATGTCAGTCTAATTTGTTGGTCATTTATAGGGAAGCAGGATAGCGTCCCCGACCTTCCCGTATGTCAAGAACTCAAACGGCGGCGTTCTTCCACGTCGAAGGCATGTTGATCCGGGCGGGTGTTTTAAGTTGCTCAGCGTATCTCGCAGCCAATCGTCAGCGCTTTCGGGAACGGCTCGCACGTTTATTCCAGGTGGCGGCAACGGCGCCGTTCAGCGGAGTGCTTCGGCGACATAATCGGACGCTGGCGAATCGCCTTCTATATTGGGCATTTCGGGGCATGTCGGAGGATCGCGTCGCGATCTTAGGGCAAGAATATTTTGATGAAATACTGAAAGAACAGCTCTCTTCCGAAGCTCTGAACTTGGTTCAAAAGGCTCGGAAAGAAGGTCATCGGATCGTCTTGGTGTCGG from Bdellovibrionota bacterium encodes the following:
- a CDS encoding haloacid dehalogenase-like hydrolase — protein: MSRTQTAAFFHVEGMLIRAGVLSCSAYLAANRQRFRERLARLFQVAATAPFSGVLRRHNRTLANRLLYWAFRGMSEDRVAILGQEYFDEILKEQLSSEALNLVQKARKEGHRIVLVSEGISFVVEALADYIKGVNHVLCNRLEFGNSVATGRLLPPVVGGFETARAISQFADEIGIDLSRSMAYAGQSSDLFFLSAVGKPCAVNPDFSLRQAAREANWPILEHRA